The sequence TTTTAACAAAGTGGGTGAAACGGAAATTGTTCTACAATTGGACCGTTTAATTGCGTGCACACAGTGGGTGTGATTACTTTAGGGCACACTAGCAGGACAAGAATACAATTTGTTACGACAATGTAAAAATCTACAAACTTAAacctgcacatcaccctgaacacaccacagtgaaacatggtagtggcagcatgatgctgaggGTGGCAACATGTGCAACATTTCAAGGGGTATGATTAATGTAGTGCAAGGAAccgtaaaatgtatttagttttatttgtattagtgTAAGTAATCTGTTTTTCAGGATGAGCTGACAGAAAACCAGGAGCTGATCCAGACCTACCGCCTGCACATTGCCCAAGACATCAACCAGGACAACCTGGCCCTGTTTTGTGGCTCCTACCAGTAGTAGGTTCAAGGAAATGAATACACTCAATGaatgtgttttcttcttcttctcctttatTTGtccacacattttgtttttggtctaaacttAATGAAGTGCTCCCAATAATCCAACTCTGAAATCCACAGCTGAGGTCAACGCAAATTTAGAATTTCTAGTTCCTTGCTTAGGGTCACATAGTTTCATCCTCGTTACTTTGTCTCCAGCCGCCGAGACCTTGAGATTGAGAGGCCCATCGTGGGGTTGAATGAGGATACAGTGAACACACTAACGTAAGTGTTGAGACTGAGTTGGTACTGGTCTGTTTTCTTCAGAGTACAGCATTaccttagatgttttttttcatcatcTGCTCCAGATGCCCTGCGTTACTGGTGGTTGGTGACACATCACCTGCTGTTGAGGCTGTGGTAGGTTACAGTTTCAGTGATGCAAGGtgttctaggaagaaaaaaaaaggaaaatccgTAATAATTTACTTCTTCTTCTTTAACAACATCTCTGTGTTTCAGGTGGAGTGCAATTCCAGGTTAAATCCCACCAAGACCACGCTGCTAAAGGTGAAAGATCCTGTTATTTAGAATAAATTAAactgatattttaaaggtaaaaaGGCTGTATTAATAAGACTAATAATAATCCTTTAGATGGCTGATTGTGGAGGCTTGCCACAAGTCGTGCaggttagttttttttactttttagaaACGTAACATCCACCTTTATTACTTAAGGTATGCTCTCATCGTTGCTTTTTCTCTTTGCAGCCAGGGAAGCTTGCTGAAGCATTCAAGTACTTTGTTCAGGGCATGGGATATAGTAAGTAAACAGTTGTTCTTTTTTATGTGTCAAAGGTCgaaaaacatgtaaacaaatATAGTAACTGGTTCAAACTAGTTGACTTTGTAGTCACTTGCAAGCCGCTTTGGAATGACGTTCTTGTGGTTCAGGTTGGTCTTTGTTTACCACTTGAATTTCCTGTTGACGTGAGCAACATTACAAAAGACCCTTAAGCTGGCGGTTGTTTTCACTGCAGCCTTTTGGTAAACAACCCGTCCGAAGGGGGGGTCGGGGGTGGATTGGGATGTGTCCAGGAGGGCATGAAAAAAAGGCGATCTTTTGTCAGCCCCGTTACGGAGAAACAGCCTCTTGAACTCATGCTAATATAATTTCCTCTGTGCTCTTTGCAGCGTGCACCACTCACAGCTCTCAGTAGGTGAGGATTGTGTCTAAAATCACACTCGGTGTGCTGAACAGTGTTCCTGTTCAGCAGAGAGTGGGTGTTGAAAGTGACCCTTTGATCTTTCTTGGTGTGCTATTCCTTTTTTATATACAACTAGTTACTGATGCACTCTCCTTTGAGGGAGAGTCACGTCTTGTAGTTAAACGGGTCTCCAGGTTTTACTATCTgtaattacaaaacaaaaagagaaaaaggtgACTGTGACCCACGAGTGGATGACACGATGACTGTAGGTTGTGCTTTCCTTTCTCACACAGAAAACCTCTGTATTCAGTGCCctacaaaattattcataacaattaccatttttacattttgtcaacaTGGCAGCCAAAAAACCTTGATGTGTTTTGCTCAGATTTTGTGGGAAAGGTCAACACAAGTCAACTAGTAGGGGATAATTAAATAATACAggttttttgatgtttttttacaaataaaatgctgaAGTGCACTTTTATTCAGCTGCTCTGACTCAATACACTGTAGAACCATCTTTCACTGAAGTATCTCTGCCAGCAATTTACACCTACagctgaaatgtttgcccattattcttttcaaaatagctcCGGCTCTGTCAGACTGGACGGAAACTGTCTGcgaacatcagttttcaggtCTTTTCAGGCTACAAATTCTCATTAGGAtgtaggtctagactttgactgggccagtctaacacatgaatatgcttggagCTACACCACTCTGTTTCAGATCAGGCTGaatgtttagagttgttttcctgctggaaggtgacgTTCTGCCCCATTCTCAAGTGTTTCGCAGCGTTTAATGGGTTTTGTTCCtgtattgccctgtatttagctccatccgtcttcccatcaactctgaccagcttccctatctCTCTTGAagaaagcatctccacagcatcatgttgccaccaccatgtttcactattccatggatagtgtgttcagagggtgttaattttctgccaCATATAGTGTTTTTGGCACACTAACCAAATAGTTCACTTTTGGATTCTTCAGACCAGatcacctttttccacatttgctgtgttcattacatggcttgtggcaaacatcttatggctttctttcaacaaagaCTTGCTTCTTGCCATTTATCCATAAAGGCTAGGTTTATGGAGTGCACAAGTAAcaattgtcctgttgacagattctcctttggagctctctgcagctcctccagagttaccaccgGGCATTGGCTGTCTCTCAGGATAATGCTCTGTTTGcccaacctgtcagtttaggtggccAACcaagtcttggtaggtttgcagttgtcccATGCAGATGATGAATTGAAGAGTGCTTTGTTAGATGTTGAAAactgggattttgttttataacttaactctgctccttggtcttcgtgatgatGTGTGTTCTCAAATgctctctaataaacctctgaggccttcacagaacagctagattaaattaaacacgCTGTTCACTTATTAGGTGATTTCAGAGGGCAAGTAGTTTCAATGGATTGCATTAAGATGTATCAAGAgtaatgaatacaaatgcacaccacacttttcagatttttccttgtaaaaaagaaaacctggaTAATTGTTTTTCCTCTACAGTTATGCAGCTGTtttctgttggtctgtcaccaataaaacacattttgatgcaacgtgacaaaatgtgaacaactTCAACCGGTATGAACACTATTCCAGGGCGCCATATGTGGGAATCTCTTAATGTCAGTTCACTTTTGCTCTTTGTTGCTCTCACTGTGGGAGACAGCACAGGGTGGGGCCAGTGCCTTAGGGTTGCTTTAAAGCTCGTCGAGTCCACCTATTGAGTAAATGTCACTGCAGGATTAGAGCAGATTAAAAAGGTTGTTTTCATGCAGAGCAAGtgtgcaaaataaaactcaGCACCTCAGCTTGATTTTCCTCATTAACACATTGGGACAGTGTGAAATGCAACAGGAAATGACCAAAGCCTATAGGAAATAACCCTGAGAAGTGTGCACACATGCTATGATTTCTTAGCTCTTGTTGCTAGCGAACTGCTGTTTGTCCCAATCCACTGCTGAGCTCAAACAAAGCCTCCATTATAAACAAAAAGCAACATCAGATGTATCTTTTCACACCTCCTTTTCTCCTGTCTTCCCTCCTTCTTCTATTATTGCCTTCAGTTCCCTATGTTCTCCTCAGTCACCTGAGCAACGAATCAGGTACTGGACTCCTGAGCAGAGACTCTACCAGGAGACTATGAACCAAAATGGCCTCTTAAGCTTCTACAGTGACTGAATGTGAATCTATGCAGAAAGCTCCTCAGAGAGCtctttttagatgtttctatctACATTTTAGAGTACCTTTTGCATACATTCATCTCCCTGTAGGAGCTCAGTTCTTTCAGCTAGCATGTCCTACTCCAGTGTCGTGCCTCTGCAtggcctgctgctgctgctgctgctgcaaatgCCATGTTCTGTTGTattgttgtcatttttcttttggtGGACACATTCAACAGTTCTCAGTCAcacatcttttttattttatcctgcTCAGTTATTATCTGAGAATTGCTTGCATGGATAAgcgtttttctgttgtttctgcATTCCTGCGTCATTCcggtctgtctgtgtgtgtgtgtgtgtgtgtgtgtgtgtgtgagttgaATATTAACATctgttgtattttttccctCCCTGTTTCAGTGCCGTCAGCAGGAATGACTCGCCTGGCTCGCTCAcgcaccacctcctcctccagcatCGCCTCCATGGAGAGCAGCCGCAGCCGCAACAACATCAGCAGCCTGCTGGAGGGCAACGGCGCCGCCGGGACCCTGGACAGCCAGGTGACACCCCAGACCATGGAGGTGTCTTGTTAAACCCCACCTCACCTCTGTGCACACTCCCATAGTAATTTATATGTC comes from Girardinichthys multiradiatus isolate DD_20200921_A chromosome 20, DD_fGirMul_XY1, whole genome shotgun sequence and encodes:
- the ndrg3a gene encoding protein NDRG3a isoform X3, with amino-acid sequence MSTVLDLEQISYAGNDAEHDVETPHGVLHVTMRGVPKGNRPVILTYHDIGLNHKSCFNTLFNYEDMQEITQHFAVVHVDAPGQQEGAPPFPSGYHYPTMDELAEMLPSVMTQLKVNSVIGIGVGAGAYVLTRFALNNPSLVEGLVLINVDPCAEGWIDWAASKLSGWTSNLVDIVMAHHFSTDELTENQELIQTYRLHIAQDINQDNLALFCGSYQYRRDLEIERPIVGLNEDTVNTLTCPALLVVGDTSPAVEAVVECNSRLNPTKTTLLKMADCGGLPQVVQPGKLAEAFKYFVQGMGYIPYVLLSHLSNESVPSAGMTRLARSRTTSSSSIASMESSRSRNNISSLLEGNGAAGTLDSQVTPQTMEVSC